One Stenotrophomonas maltophilia DNA window includes the following coding sequences:
- a CDS encoding glycoside hydrolase family 24 protein, whose product MTAAAASALGGANVVAFLDMLAVSEGTDIPSQRSRDRGYDVIVGGQLFNDYHDHPRVLVSLPRYGIKSSAAGRYQFLRSTWDDLRARLGLPDFGPVSQDRAAVALLRQCGAYELIRLGRFDAAVSAARRIWASLPGAGYGQKEHALETLRVAYRAAGGALQ is encoded by the coding sequence ATGACGGCCGCCGCAGCCAGCGCCCTCGGCGGCGCCAATGTGGTCGCATTCCTGGACATGCTGGCCGTGTCCGAAGGCACCGACATCCCCAGCCAGCGCTCGCGTGACCGTGGCTACGACGTGATCGTCGGAGGCCAACTGTTCAACGACTACCACGACCATCCCCGCGTGCTGGTGTCGCTGCCACGCTATGGCATCAAATCCAGCGCCGCCGGCCGCTACCAGTTTCTTCGCAGCACCTGGGACGACCTGCGCGCGCGCCTCGGCCTGCCCGATTTCGGCCCGGTCTCGCAGGATCGCGCGGCGGTCGCCCTGCTTAGGCAGTGCGGGGCCTACGAGCTGATCCGGCTGGGACGTTTCGATGCCGCCGTCAGCGCGGCACGGCGGATCTGGGCGTCGCTGCCCGGTGCCGGCTATGGGCAGAAGGAACATGCGCTGGAAACACTGCGCGTGGCCTACCGCGCCGCCGGCGGAGCCCTGCAATGA
- a CDS encoding VapE domain-containing protein — protein sequence MHTPHPAQDIVPAFLQAMHAHGIVPDARGRDALNADGTLVRFHVEGDRRGTRNGWAVLFGDHVPAGEFGSWRTGSRHAWCAKPETTLSAAEQRAIRQRQEVARTERERQQREREEAAAKAANVLWNRALPADVHHPYLMRKSIHAHALRVAAWPVRNSDGLVFRYIDNALLVPVMNATGRIVSLQAIFPRTDPALGRDKDFLSGGRKQGCFHVIGKPLPGQPIAIAEGYATAASIHQATGGCVVVAWDAGNLAAVARAWRSAVPDADFVICADNDRWTRQPLDNPGVTHATRAAAEIDARVVWPEFAALHDDDDRPTDFNDLHLREGLEAVRAQLLPRPPAITEEDTAEEDAPSSSSARYQVPGNLSAFDAFTPFPDTGARGRPLPTARNLAELCRRTGVTVRYNVIRKDLEILVPGLQSTVDNAKEVAAGEVMDCMHRAGMAIASFETNLCQVAEANPYNPVASWITSRPWDGQSRLQAFFDTVQEAQPTRMADGRILKEVLMRRWLISGVAAAFEPDGVVARGVLTFVSKQNLGKTRWARQLAPAELQLIADGVVLDPANKDSIKQVISKWIVELGEVDATFRRTDIAALKSFISRSHDEIRRPYARTESRYARRTILFASVNDERFLRDATGNTRWWTVHAVGLGEPARIDMQQVWAEAHALYCDGETWHLSSEELDALNATNSEHEPISPITELIDRYFDWSVPAVQWSAQYRATEIVIAVGIDKPNRREVNEAAAYVVKRHDVRTKVVGKERAKVWLMPPRKLNLAGHAAGPF from the coding sequence ATGCACACACCGCACCCAGCGCAGGACATCGTTCCCGCGTTCCTGCAGGCCATGCACGCGCATGGCATCGTGCCGGATGCACGTGGCCGCGACGCACTCAACGCCGATGGCACGCTGGTGCGCTTCCATGTGGAAGGCGACCGCCGTGGCACCCGCAATGGCTGGGCCGTGTTGTTCGGAGACCACGTGCCGGCCGGTGAGTTCGGCAGCTGGCGCACTGGCAGCCGCCATGCCTGGTGTGCGAAGCCGGAAACCACACTGAGTGCTGCCGAACAGCGCGCGATCCGGCAACGCCAGGAAGTCGCCCGTACCGAACGGGAACGGCAGCAGCGCGAACGAGAGGAGGCCGCAGCCAAGGCCGCCAACGTATTGTGGAACCGCGCCCTGCCCGCAGACGTGCACCATCCCTACCTGATGCGCAAGAGTATCCACGCGCATGCGCTGCGTGTGGCGGCATGGCCGGTGCGCAACAGCGACGGCCTGGTCTTCCGCTACATCGACAATGCCCTGCTGGTGCCGGTGATGAACGCCACGGGCCGGATCGTCTCGCTGCAGGCGATCTTTCCGCGCACGGATCCGGCACTCGGCCGCGACAAGGACTTTCTCAGCGGAGGCCGCAAACAGGGCTGCTTCCACGTCATTGGCAAGCCGCTGCCTGGACAGCCGATCGCCATCGCCGAGGGCTACGCCACGGCGGCGTCAATCCACCAGGCCACGGGCGGGTGCGTGGTGGTGGCTTGGGACGCAGGCAATCTCGCTGCGGTCGCCCGTGCCTGGCGCAGCGCGGTTCCCGATGCCGACTTCGTCATCTGTGCCGACAACGACCGATGGACCCGGCAACCGCTGGACAATCCCGGTGTCACCCACGCCACTCGCGCTGCCGCAGAGATCGACGCGCGCGTGGTGTGGCCCGAGTTCGCCGCGCTGCACGACGACGATGACCGCCCGACCGACTTCAACGATCTGCACCTGCGCGAAGGACTGGAGGCAGTGCGCGCCCAACTGCTCCCTCGGCCGCCTGCCATTACCGAGGAAGACACTGCGGAAGAGGATGCGCCATCGTCGTCCAGCGCACGCTACCAGGTACCCGGCAACCTGTCCGCATTCGATGCCTTTACTCCGTTCCCCGACACCGGCGCGCGCGGACGCCCGCTGCCGACCGCGCGCAATCTGGCCGAGCTGTGCCGGCGCACCGGCGTCACCGTGCGCTACAACGTCATCCGCAAGGATCTGGAGATCCTGGTCCCGGGGCTGCAGAGCACGGTCGACAATGCCAAGGAGGTGGCCGCCGGTGAAGTGATGGACTGCATGCACCGCGCCGGCATGGCCATCGCCAGCTTCGAGACCAACCTGTGCCAGGTCGCCGAGGCCAATCCGTACAATCCCGTCGCCAGCTGGATCACCTCACGGCCCTGGGATGGCCAGTCCCGCCTGCAGGCGTTCTTCGACACCGTGCAGGAAGCTCAACCCACGCGCATGGCCGACGGCCGCATCCTGAAGGAAGTGCTGATGCGTCGCTGGCTGATCTCCGGCGTGGCCGCGGCGTTTGAGCCGGACGGCGTGGTAGCGCGTGGTGTGCTGACCTTCGTTTCGAAACAGAACCTGGGCAAGACGCGCTGGGCACGGCAACTGGCACCGGCCGAGCTGCAGTTGATCGCCGACGGCGTGGTGCTCGATCCGGCCAACAAGGACAGCATCAAACAGGTCATCTCCAAGTGGATCGTGGAACTGGGCGAAGTCGACGCCACGTTCCGTCGCACCGATATCGCTGCGCTGAAGTCGTTCATCTCACGCAGCCACGACGAGATCCGCCGCCCGTATGCGCGCACGGAATCCCGCTATGCGCGGCGCACCATCCTGTTCGCCAGCGTGAATGACGAGCGCTTCCTGCGCGACGCCACCGGCAACACCCGCTGGTGGACTGTGCATGCCGTGGGCCTGGGCGAACCGGCACGGATCGACATGCAGCAGGTGTGGGCCGAAGCCCATGCGCTCTACTGCGACGGCGAGACCTGGCACCTGTCCAGCGAGGAACTGGATGCGCTGAACGCCACCAACAGCGAGCACGAACCGATCTCTCCGATCACCGAGCTGATCGACCGCTACTTCGATTGGTCCGTCCCTGCCGTGCAGTGGAGCGCACAGTACCGTGCCACCGAGATTGTCATCGCGGTCGGCATCGACAAGCCGAACCGCCGCGAGGTCAACGAGGCCGCCGCCTATGTGGTCAAGCGCCATGATGTGCGCACGAAGGTGGTCGGCAAGGAACGGGCCAAGGTCTGGTTGATGCCACCGCGAAAGCTCAACCTCGCCGGGCACGCAGCCGGTCCGTTCTGA
- a CDS encoding phage baseplate assembly protein V has translation MSAEHARLIGNLLLIGVVRELDEANGRVRVDADGMLTDWIPWLERRAGPGVRSWCAPEPGEQVVLACPYGDPGQALVLGSLYQDRFPAPADSRLRQRTEYADGSIVEYDQGTGTLNVHVGSGKVTVTCASAQVIASESIVLDTPSIKATGNLDVTGTISAGKDISTPAEIKAGAIGLKAHTHTAQGPTAPTTPAQA, from the coding sequence ATGAGCGCCGAACACGCACGTTTGATCGGCAACCTGCTGTTGATCGGTGTGGTACGCGAGCTGGACGAGGCGAATGGGCGTGTTCGCGTCGATGCCGACGGCATGCTGACCGACTGGATTCCCTGGCTGGAACGCCGGGCCGGACCCGGCGTGCGCAGCTGGTGTGCCCCCGAACCCGGCGAGCAGGTGGTACTCGCCTGTCCCTATGGCGACCCCGGCCAGGCACTCGTGCTCGGCAGCCTGTACCAGGACCGGTTCCCGGCGCCCGCCGACTCGCGACTGCGGCAGCGCACCGAGTACGCCGACGGCAGCATCGTCGAGTACGACCAGGGAACCGGCACGCTCAACGTCCATGTTGGCAGCGGCAAGGTCACTGTCACCTGTGCAAGTGCGCAGGTGATCGCCAGCGAATCGATCGTGCTCGATACGCCGTCGATCAAGGCGACTGGCAACCTGGACGTCACCGGCACGATCAGTGCGGGCAAGGACATCAGCACACCCGCCGAGATCAAGGCAGGTGCCATCGGGCTGAAGGCACACACGCACACCGCGCAGGGGCCGACCGCTCCCACCACGCCGGCGCAGGCCTGA
- a CDS encoding GPW/gp25 family protein codes for MRGIDANTGKSLDGLAHLHQSVRDILTTPLGSRVLRREYGSRVFELIDAPTNRSLRMDLIAATVDALARWEPRLHVENIDVSLPAPGVMILAVTGIHLPDGEAITIEGIEVR; via the coding sequence ATGCGAGGAATCGACGCCAACACCGGCAAATCACTGGATGGGCTCGCCCATCTGCACCAGTCCGTGCGTGACATTCTCACCACGCCCCTTGGCTCCCGCGTACTGCGCCGCGAATACGGCTCGCGCGTGTTCGAACTGATCGATGCGCCGACCAACCGCTCGCTGCGCATGGACCTGATCGCGGCCACCGTCGACGCGCTCGCGCGATGGGAACCGCGTCTCCACGTCGAGAACATCGACGTCTCCCTCCCCGCCCCCGGCGTGATGATCCTGGCAGTGACCGGAATCCACCTGCCCGACGGCGAGGCCATCACCATCGAAGGAATCGAGGTTCGCTAA
- a CDS encoding phage tail assembly protein: protein MSSKTKTPTDTVIERDGFAEVTLTRPRQVNGMETAVLRMREPTVEDMERYQDDKGSDAQREVRMIANLCEISPDDVRKMPLRDYARLQAGVALFTT from the coding sequence ATGTCCAGCAAGACCAAGACCCCCACCGACACCGTCATCGAGCGCGATGGCTTTGCCGAGGTTACCCTCACCCGCCCACGCCAGGTCAACGGCATGGAGACCGCCGTGCTGCGCATGCGCGAACCGACCGTGGAAGACATGGAGCGCTACCAGGACGACAAGGGCAGTGACGCACAGCGCGAGGTACGGATGATCGCCAACCTGTGCGAGATCTCGCCGGATGACGTGCGCAAGATGCCGTTGCGCGACTATGCCCGACTGCAGGCAGGCGTCGCGCTTTTTACCACCTGA
- a CDS encoding baseplate assembly protein, with protein MASGSFTSVNLSQLPAPAVIEVLDFEAMFDESLTALQALDPTFDALLPSDPAFKILEVCTYLRLLDRQRVNDAARGVMLAYAVGNDLDHLAAIFGIARQVLDPGKPQQGIAPRYESDEDFRRRIQLGPEGFSVAGPEGAYIFHALSADARVLDASATSPSPGEVVVSVLSREGDGTASQGLLDIVDAKLSADDVRPLTDHVVVKPAAIINYTVDAALFTFAGPDSQVVLAEARTRLDRYISESHRLGRDVTRSGLFAALHAEGVQRVEITNPAKDIVVDRTQATHCTSITLSHGGNDE; from the coding sequence GTGGCATCCGGCTCGTTCACCAGTGTCAATCTGTCCCAGCTGCCTGCCCCGGCGGTCATCGAAGTGCTCGATTTCGAAGCCATGTTCGATGAATCGCTGACCGCGCTGCAGGCCCTGGATCCCACCTTCGACGCGCTGTTGCCGTCGGACCCGGCCTTCAAGATCCTGGAGGTCTGCACCTACCTGCGCCTGCTCGATCGCCAGCGGGTCAACGATGCCGCGCGTGGCGTGATGCTGGCCTATGCCGTCGGCAACGATCTGGACCATCTGGCTGCGATCTTCGGCATCGCCCGCCAGGTGCTGGACCCCGGCAAGCCGCAGCAAGGCATCGCACCGCGTTACGAAAGTGACGAGGATTTCCGACGCCGCATCCAGCTGGGGCCGGAAGGCTTCAGTGTGGCTGGGCCGGAGGGTGCCTACATCTTCCACGCGCTGAGCGCCGACGCCCGTGTGCTGGACGCCAGCGCAACCAGTCCCTCCCCTGGCGAGGTAGTGGTTTCTGTGCTCTCACGCGAAGGCGACGGCACCGCTTCCCAGGGTCTGCTCGATATCGTCGACGCAAAGCTGAGTGCGGATGACGTGCGACCACTGACCGATCACGTAGTGGTTAAACCCGCTGCCATCATCAACTACACGGTCGACGCCGCACTTTTCACTTTTGCCGGCCCGGATTCGCAGGTGGTGCTGGCCGAAGCGCGCACCCGCCTTGACCGCTACATCAGCGAATCGCACCGGCTCGGCCGCGACGTCACCCGTTCGGGATTGTTCGCCGCACTGCATGCCGAGGGCGTGCAGCGCGTGGAGATCACCAACCCGGCCAAAGACATCGTGGTTGATCGTACCCAGGCCACGCACTGCACCAGCATCACGCTGAGCCATGGCGGCAATGATGAATGA
- a CDS encoding Mor transcription activator family protein produces the protein MNALPDSIQTLAEVIGESAALTLVRAWPPTTSSTTGRHRVIVYVPSTLPDQHRLIDILGHDVAQRLVAHFGGELLFLASCFAAGAHERRDQIARAVASGMPREHVAREFGVSQTTIKRALRGARSAPPPAVHPALLKGYARA, from the coding sequence ATGAACGCCCTGCCCGACAGCATCCAGACCCTGGCCGAGGTCATCGGCGAATCCGCAGCCCTCACGCTGGTGCGTGCATGGCCGCCGACCACCTCCAGCACCACCGGCCGCCACCGCGTCATCGTCTACGTTCCATCCACCCTGCCTGATCAGCATCGCCTGATCGACATCCTCGGCCACGACGTCGCCCAGCGGCTGGTCGCGCATTTCGGTGGCGAGCTGCTGTTCCTGGCCTCCTGCTTTGCCGCCGGCGCGCACGAACGCCGCGATCAGATCGCGCGTGCCGTGGCCAGCGGCATGCCGCGCGAACATGTTGCACGTGAGTTCGGTGTCTCGCAGACCACCATCAAGCGTGCCCTGCGCGGCGCGCGTTCCGCGCCGCCACCGGCCGTCCACCCGGCCCTGCTCAAGGGATACGCACGCGCATGA
- a CDS encoding phage tail sheath C-terminal domain-containing protein produces the protein MAEFLHGVQVVNIDGGSRSIAVASTSVIGIVGTAPRADKIAFPYNTPVLVTSRSQAAKLLANAATEVDEGTLPGQLDAIFDQSNAVVVVIRVEKGATENDTLANVLGGVNAQTGAYTGVHALLAAKSVVGIKPRILAVPGFTHTHEKRDTELLANPVVAELLGIADKLRAVIIKDGPNSTDDAAKSTTALTGSKRVYVVDPALLVQSGDAIVTRYASGAVAGAIARSDNERGWWASPSNLELNGVVGTARAIDFGLSDATSRANLLNQSNVATIIREGGFRLWGNRTASSDQKWQFLCVVRTADIIADSLEAAHLWAVDRGISKTYVDDVREGVNAFLRGLKTQGAILGGNCWIDPELNAADSVAQGRFFWDFDFTPTYPGEQLTFRMHMNNNYVSEIF, from the coding sequence ATGGCCGAATTTCTGCATGGCGTGCAGGTCGTCAACATCGATGGTGGTTCCCGCTCGATCGCTGTTGCCTCGACCAGCGTCATCGGCATTGTGGGCACCGCGCCCCGCGCCGACAAGATCGCCTTCCCGTACAACACTCCGGTCCTGGTGACCTCGCGTTCGCAGGCAGCCAAGCTGCTCGCCAACGCCGCAACCGAAGTCGATGAGGGCACCCTCCCGGGCCAGCTCGACGCCATCTTCGATCAGTCCAACGCGGTCGTCGTCGTCATCCGCGTCGAGAAGGGCGCCACCGAGAACGACACCCTGGCCAACGTGCTGGGCGGCGTGAACGCGCAGACCGGTGCCTACACCGGCGTGCATGCACTGCTGGCGGCAAAGTCGGTAGTGGGCATCAAGCCACGCATCCTGGCGGTGCCGGGCTTCACCCACACCCACGAAAAGCGCGACACCGAACTGCTGGCCAACCCGGTCGTGGCCGAACTGCTCGGCATCGCCGACAAGCTGCGTGCGGTGATCATCAAGGATGGTCCGAACAGCACCGACGACGCTGCCAAGAGCACCACCGCCCTGACCGGTTCCAAGCGCGTCTACGTGGTCGACCCGGCGCTGCTGGTGCAGTCCGGTGATGCCATCGTCACCCGCTACGCCTCCGGTGCGGTGGCCGGCGCCATCGCCCGCAGTGACAACGAACGCGGCTGGTGGGCATCGCCGTCGAACCTGGAGCTCAACGGCGTGGTCGGTACCGCGCGTGCGATCGACTTCGGCCTGTCCGACGCGACCAGCCGCGCCAACCTGCTGAACCAGTCGAACGTGGCGACCATCATCCGCGAAGGTGGCTTCCGCCTGTGGGGCAACCGTACCGCCAGCAGCGACCAGAAGTGGCAGTTCCTGTGCGTGGTGCGCACGGCCGACATCATTGCTGACAGCCTCGAGGCTGCCCATCTGTGGGCCGTCGACCGCGGCATCAGCAAGACCTACGTCGATGACGTGCGCGAGGGCGTCAACGCCTTCCTGCGCGGCCTGAAGACCCAGGGCGCGATCCTCGGCGGCAACTGCTGGATCGACCCGGAACTGAACGCAGCGGACAGCGTGGCGCAGGGCCGCTTCTTCTGGGACTTCGACTTCACCCCAACCTACCCGGGTGAGCAGCTAACCTTCCGCATGCACATGAACAACAACTACGTCTCGGAGATCTTCTAA
- a CDS encoding phage major tail tube protein: MARKIRKNFNFYVDGKGYAGSVMSFTAPKLSLKTEDFQAGGMLAPTEIVLGHEKLTADVEFASDDAEIMSKFHVVESKEYGFTAREALEGDDGEVTQVVHNMRGKVKLLDRGETKVGEKGTIKVNLALSYYKLTHGAQVVQEIDVVNMIARQGGVDVLAGIRGALGI, from the coding sequence ATGGCGCGCAAGATCCGCAAAAACTTCAACTTCTACGTCGACGGCAAGGGCTATGCCGGCAGCGTGATGTCCTTCACCGCACCGAAGCTGTCGCTGAAGACCGAGGACTTCCAGGCCGGCGGCATGCTCGCCCCGACCGAGATCGTGCTCGGCCATGAAAAGCTGACCGCCGATGTGGAGTTTGCCTCCGACGACGCGGAAATCATGAGCAAGTTCCACGTCGTTGAAAGCAAGGAATACGGCTTCACCGCCCGCGAGGCGCTGGAAGGCGATGACGGCGAAGTGACCCAGGTCGTGCACAACATGCGCGGCAAGGTGAAGCTGCTGGACCGCGGCGAAACCAAGGTTGGCGAGAAGGGCACGATCAAGGTCAACCTGGCGTTGAGCTACTACAAGCTGACCCATGGCGCCCAGGTCGTGCAGGAGATCGACGTGGTCAACATGATCGCCCGCCAGGGTGGCGTGGACGTGCTGGCCGGCATCCGCGGCGCGCTGGGCATCTGA
- a CDS encoding tail fiber protein, translated as MRLKITDAGFAKLVNPPNTGTNAVLITEIGLTSTAFTPTAGLTALPGEIKRVTTFGGKAVGDDTLHVTIRDDSATAYSLRGFGLYLGDGTLFATFGQTDPIMEKTAASMLLLSTDTRFSEVDTALIEFGNAEFIYPPSTTEVQGVVELATTTETEDGADTQRAVTPRGLRAFIDKRFGASAPTQFVRTLLSIATDAAFRSALGLKSAALKDEGADKGLDADLLDGRHGNHYLDWHNMTGVPSSVHVPGQVILFAGATAPNGMLLCNGAAVPRASYPALFAAIGTRYGAGDGATTFNLPAMQEGTVVTHTLNPEAVGSFTQGEVIRHAHGASAATAGNHSHAISVGAGGAHSHGASASAVGDHAHGAWTDSQGHHAHTGGTSWAGDHQHGGVVPSNPALNGYGVYRERDNDALYPDGATAPAGGHAHSFSTDGAGAHGHNIGMNGAGGHSHTISIAQVGDHGHAASAADAGAHTHTIVVENTGGDRNLPAGLRMIYCIAY; from the coding sequence ATGCGCTTGAAAATCACCGACGCCGGCTTTGCCAAGCTGGTCAATCCACCCAACACCGGCACCAATGCCGTGCTGATCACCGAGATCGGCCTGACGTCCACGGCATTCACGCCGACGGCGGGGCTGACCGCCCTGCCCGGCGAGATCAAGCGGGTCACCACTTTCGGCGGCAAGGCCGTGGGAGATGACACGCTGCACGTCACGATCCGCGACGACAGCGCTACCGCCTACAGCCTGCGCGGCTTCGGCCTGTACCTGGGCGACGGCACGTTGTTTGCAACCTTCGGCCAGACCGATCCCATCATGGAGAAGACCGCAGCCTCGATGCTGCTGCTCTCCACCGATACCCGCTTCAGTGAAGTCGATACCGCGCTGATCGAATTCGGCAATGCCGAATTCATCTATCCCCCTTCCACCACCGAAGTGCAGGGCGTGGTCGAGTTGGCCACTACGACCGAGACCGAAGATGGTGCAGACACCCAGCGTGCGGTGACACCGCGCGGGCTGCGTGCCTTCATCGACAAGCGCTTTGGTGCCAGCGCCCCCACCCAGTTCGTGCGCACGCTGCTGTCGATCGCAACCGATGCCGCGTTCCGTTCCGCCCTGGGGCTGAAATCGGCAGCGTTGAAGGACGAGGGCGCCGACAAGGGCCTGGATGCCGATCTGCTCGATGGCAGGCACGGCAACCATTACCTGGACTGGCACAACATGACCGGCGTGCCATCCAGCGTGCACGTGCCCGGACAGGTGATTCTGTTCGCCGGTGCCACTGCGCCCAACGGCATGCTGCTGTGCAATGGCGCCGCTGTTCCGCGTGCCAGCTATCCGGCGCTGTTCGCCGCCATCGGTACCCGCTACGGCGCCGGTGATGGCGCGACCACCTTCAACCTCCCGGCAATGCAGGAAGGCACGGTGGTCACGCACACGCTGAACCCGGAAGCGGTCGGCAGCTTCACCCAGGGTGAAGTGATCCGCCATGCCCACGGTGCAAGCGCGGCAACGGCAGGCAACCACAGCCACGCCATTTCCGTGGGCGCAGGCGGCGCGCACTCCCACGGTGCCAGCGCCAGTGCCGTCGGTGACCACGCGCACGGTGCATGGACCGACTCGCAGGGCCACCATGCGCATACCGGTGGCACCTCGTGGGCCGGCGACCACCAACATGGAGGCGTTGTTCCCTCCAATCCTGCCCTCAACGGCTACGGCGTCTATCGCGAACGCGACAACGATGCGCTGTATCCGGACGGCGCCACAGCACCCGCCGGCGGTCACGCCCATAGCTTCAGCACCGACGGCGCAGGCGCACATGGCCACAACATCGGCATGAACGGCGCCGGCGGCCACTCGCACACCATTTCCATCGCCCAGGTCGGTGACCACGGCCATGCCGCCTCGGCCGCCGATGCCGGTGCACACACCCACACCATCGTGGTGGAGAACACCGGTGGCGACCGCAACCTGCCTGCCGGCCTGCGGATGATCTATTGCATCGCGTACTGA
- a CDS encoding phage tail protein I, which produces MNDDTTRLIGARLRGAIDGQNRTFRHPGGALATLQAVYHTDQQGRQRLRDVAISGATVILSVAPAPGTLIEGDAQIAVPRAPNLLPPNATHAERGLARAIVARPLPVDITALWDADRCPTALLPWLAWALSVDEWKAYWPETVKRARVRAAIAIQRRKGTWGSVRDVVAAFGGSILIREWWEMQPQGAPHTFEAVMTIANQGGETATAKFVDDVIGEISRTKPVRSHFTFTQGMQASAGIGALVGAQGTTFRRIQLIGE; this is translated from the coding sequence ATGAATGACGACACCACGCGCCTGATCGGCGCGCGCCTCCGCGGTGCCATCGATGGACAGAACCGTACCTTCCGTCACCCCGGTGGTGCACTGGCAACCCTGCAGGCGGTGTACCACACCGACCAGCAAGGACGGCAGCGGTTGCGCGATGTTGCCATCAGCGGCGCCACGGTCATCCTGTCGGTCGCCCCGGCACCCGGCACGCTGATCGAAGGCGATGCGCAGATCGCGGTTCCGCGTGCTCCCAACCTGCTGCCTCCCAATGCCACGCATGCCGAACGTGGACTGGCGCGGGCCATCGTCGCCCGCCCGCTGCCGGTAGACATCACCGCACTGTGGGACGCCGACCGCTGTCCTACCGCATTGCTGCCCTGGCTGGCCTGGGCCTTGTCCGTTGACGAATGGAAAGCGTATTGGCCGGAGACGGTGAAGCGTGCACGCGTACGCGCCGCGATCGCCATCCAGCGCCGCAAGGGCACCTGGGGCAGCGTGCGCGACGTGGTCGCCGCTTTTGGTGGCTCGATCCTGATCCGCGAATGGTGGGAGATGCAGCCGCAGGGTGCACCGCACACCTTCGAAGCGGTGATGACCATCGCCAACCAGGGCGGCGAGACCGCCACCGCCAAGTTCGTCGACGACGTGATCGGCGAGATCAGCCGGACCAAGCCGGTGCGATCGCACTTCACCTTCACCCAGGGCATGCAGGCCAGCGCCGGTATCGGTGCACTTGTCGGTGCCCAGGGCACCACCTTCCGCCGCATCCAACTGATCGGAGAGTAA
- a CDS encoding DUF2946 family protein: protein MLLVLLAPLVSRWLAHGHVATTAPVAAMNHAMHAEHAQHAMEGHHDHHAMAMQHGESKAKPAADPHADHEMGVDCDYCLIAARLITLLVAALLLLAPMAQVCRALRGAVGALPQPISGTLGARGPPAFMAA, encoded by the coding sequence ATGCTGCTGGTGCTGCTCGCCCCATTGGTGAGCCGCTGGCTGGCGCATGGCCACGTTGCGACCACCGCGCCGGTGGCAGCCATGAATCACGCGATGCACGCAGAGCATGCGCAGCACGCGATGGAAGGGCACCACGACCATCACGCGATGGCAATGCAGCACGGGGAATCGAAAGCGAAGCCGGCTGCCGATCCACACGCCGACCATGAGATGGGTGTGGACTGCGATTACTGCCTGATCGCTGCGCGGCTGATCACCCTGCTGGTGGCGGCATTGCTGCTGTTGGCGCCGATGGCACAGGTGTGCCGCGCGCTGCGCGGTGCGGTGGGGGCGCTGCCGCAACCAATCAGCGGCACATTGGGAGCGCGCGGGCCACCGGCCTTCATGGCCGCCTGA